The uncultured Sunxiuqinia sp. genomic sequence CATTCGCAAAAAAGATGTCGGCTGTGTTAATTTTTTCCTTTGTTGAATCCCACATTTTGGTCATCTGGCCGTCTTCGAGATAAAAAATACGCCCTGCCCAGTTTGAGAAAACAAAGTTGTCGTCATTATCCTTGTCAAGTCCATCAATTCCCTGACAATCGGATTGGATCTCTTTTAATTCTTTTGTTTTGACATCAGCAACATGTATTTTGTCCGATCCAATGTATAATTTCCCCATTTCGGTGTAGAGACCATTTATTCCTTTTAAATCATCACTTTCAAGCCAAACGGAAAACTCACCATCCGACAGTGCGTGAATTTTATTTGTTCTGCTGTCGGTAACAAAAATTATCCCGTTACTGCAGGCTGCAACATCATTCAAAAAAATTGAGCCGGGAGCCGGATAGCGGTTGATAATTTTTGCTTGGTCAATGTCAATTTCAACCAATTCATCAACGTCAGAAACGTAGAGCTTCCCATCAAAAATAGCCATTCCTTTTGGGGCACTCAGTCCGGAAACCCAATTCATGTTTTTTACTGATCCGTCTGCGTTTAGCTGGGTAATGAAGCCATTTCCGTCTTTCTCCGATGGATTATCGTTGATGTTGGCTACAAAAATTACATCGTGATCGGGACTATAATAGACCGACTCGGGTGTTTTCATGTTAGAGCCTGTTCGCCAAACTTCAACCAGTTTTTGTCCGAAGCTGTGCGACGAAACAACTAAAATAAAAATGGTGAAAAATGTTTTTGCTAGCTTCATTTCCTTTATTTTTAGATTCTCAATACAAAATCTAAAACAACAGAATTACCAGATAGTTTGAATTTAAATTGATCATTATGAGAGCACTTCTTTTGAGTACTGTACTGATTTCCGTTTTATTGATTTCTTGTGAAAAAGATAGGAATGAAACCTTGCTTTATGTTGGAACATACACCGACGCAGGGAGTGAGGGGATTTATTGTTATCAGTTTGATGAACTGACCGGGAACCTTAGCTTAAAATCGATTACTGAAAATAAAGAGAATCCTTCTTTTTTAGCGATAAGCCCTGATAAAAAACTTTTATATGCAGTATCGGAAGTGAAAGAGAGTCCGGGGATTGATAGTGGCTCTGTTACCTCATATCGGATTCAGGCTTCAGGAGAACTGAATAAAATAAACCAAAAGCCAACCAAAGGCTATCACCCATGCCATGTAGCAGTGTCGCCAGACGGCCAATTTGTTGTGGCATCAAATTATTCCAGTGGGAGTTTAAGTTTATTTGAGGTTAACGATGATGGTAGTTTAACCGATTGTTTTCAGCAGATTCAGCATGCCGGTAGTGGCCCCGATTCTGCCAGGCAAAAAGCACCACACGCTCATTCCGCTCAGTTTAGTTTCTCGGGTGAAGTTTTAATGTCTGCAGATTTGGGAACTGATAAAGTTGAATTTTATCGGTTCAATCAGGCCGCGAATAAGTTTGAGGAAGCCGAACAATCTTTTGTAAACATGGCTCCTGGAGCCGGACCTCGGCATTTTGATTTTTCGCCCGATGGAAAGTTTATCTATGTTATGAACGAGATGCACTCTACTGTTTCTGTTTTGAAGAAAAC encodes the following:
- a CDS encoding lactonase family protein, with product MRALLLSTVLISVLLISCEKDRNETLLYVGTYTDAGSEGIYCYQFDELTGNLSLKSITENKENPSFLAISPDKKLLYAVSEVKESPGIDSGSVTSYRIQASGELNKINQKPTKGYHPCHVAVSPDGQFVVASNYSSGSLSLFEVNDDGSLTDCFQQIQHAGSGPDSARQKAPHAHSAQFSFSGEVLMSADLGTDKVEFYRFNQAANKFEEAEQSFVNMAPGAGPRHFDFSPDGKFIYVMNEMHSTVSVLKKTEDIFNPIQTLSALPTDFIGSNSGADIHVSTDGRFVYSSNRGHNSIAVFERDDNGMLTLVETEPVVGDWPRNFTISPDGNYLLVANKKSNNVTLFKVDVESGMLAYTGKSLEIPRPVCLEFLVR